From Chloroflexota bacterium, one genomic window encodes:
- the radA gene encoding DNA repair protein RadA codes for MAKTYSQYVCQQCGRRSARQMGRCPGCGEWNTLVEEIIERKPSAATHAPRRAGQISTPRRLSEISNEAEERIPVPIEEFARVLGGGIVPGSVVLIGGDPGIGKSTLLLQTTLAMAERGPVLYVSGEESERQIKMRATRVTASPPPSRSPAPTEQGSGEGGFPENLYLVTETSLDVILEHIETIKPDLIVIDSVQTTYLPELESSAGSVSQVRETASRLRELAKTTGVTVFLIGHVTKEGTIAGPRVLEHIVDAVLYLEGDRFQTYRLLRTVKNRYGATSEVGVFEMRERGLVEITNPSEAFLAERMVNAPGSAIAVTMEGTRPLLVEIQGLTSPTNFGNPRRTPNGIDFNRLLLISAVLTRRVGVRLAEQDVFVNVIGGLKINEPAADLAVATAIASSVKDAPVRADTVLIGEVGLSGELRMVGQMPARLREAEKLGFKNAIVPRRLSKGEPWPKGINVIEVRSLREALKAALIEE; via the coding sequence ATGGCAAAAACTTACTCCCAATACGTTTGTCAACAATGCGGACGCAGATCGGCCCGCCAAATGGGGCGTTGCCCTGGATGTGGCGAATGGAACACGCTGGTTGAGGAAATTATCGAGCGAAAACCCAGCGCGGCAACCCATGCGCCGCGCCGCGCGGGGCAAATTTCTACGCCCCGCCGACTGAGCGAAATCAGCAACGAGGCCGAAGAACGCATCCCTGTGCCCATCGAGGAATTTGCGCGTGTGCTGGGTGGCGGGATTGTGCCCGGCTCGGTGGTGCTGATCGGCGGCGATCCTGGCATCGGCAAATCAACGCTGCTATTGCAAACCACGCTGGCTATGGCTGAGCGCGGCCCGGTGCTATATGTTTCCGGCGAAGAATCCGAGCGACAGATCAAAATGCGAGCCACGCGGGTTACGGCAAGTCCCCCCCCGTCCCGCTCCCCCGCTCCTACGGAGCAAGGGAGCGGTGAGGGGGGCTTCCCCGAAAATCTCTACCTCGTTACAGAAACCAGCCTCGATGTGATTCTCGAACATATTGAAACCATCAAACCCGATCTGATCGTGATCGATTCGGTACAAACCACCTACCTGCCCGAACTGGAATCTTCAGCGGGGTCAGTCTCGCAGGTGCGCGAAACGGCTTCGCGCCTGCGAGAGTTGGCAAAAACTACCGGAGTTACGGTTTTCCTGATTGGGCATGTTACCAAAGAAGGTACCATCGCCGGGCCGCGCGTGCTAGAGCATATTGTGGACGCGGTACTGTATCTGGAAGGCGACCGTTTTCAAACTTACCGGCTGTTGCGCACGGTCAAGAATCGCTACGGGGCAACTTCGGAAGTGGGTGTCTTCGAGATGCGCGAGCGCGGCCTCGTTGAGATCACCAATCCATCAGAAGCCTTTCTGGCCGAACGCATGGTAAATGCCCCCGGATCAGCCATCGCCGTAACCATGGAAGGCACGCGCCCGTTACTGGTCGAAATTCAGGGTCTCACCAGCCCAACCAACTTCGGCAACCCGCGCCGTACCCCCAACGGCATCGACTTCAACCGCCTGCTGCTGATCTCCGCTGTGCTAACGCGCCGCGTGGGTGTGCGTCTGGCCGAGCAGGATGTCTTCGTCAATGTGATTGGCGGGCTGAAAATCAACGAACCGGCTGCCGATTTGGCTGTCGCCACGGCGATTGCTTCATCCGTCAAAGATGCTCCCGTGCGCGCCGATACGGTGCTGATCGGCGAAGTGGGGCTTTCGGGCGAATTGCGCATGGTTGGGCAAATGCCCGCTCGCCTGCGCGAGGCCGAAAAACTGGGTTTTAAAAATGCCATCGTCCCGCGGCGCCTGAGCAAAGGCGAACCCTGGCCCAAGGGGATTAATGTAATTGAGGTGCGCAGTCTGCGCGAGGCATTGAAGGCGGCGTTGATCGAAGAATGA
- a CDS encoding AAA domain-containing protein — MPTIYPFSAIVGQERMKRALILNAVSPRIGGVLIRGERGTAKSTAARALAALLPQVQVINHCRFGCDPENSHTWCTECRERSERNEFEIQLRDTPFVNLPVSATEDRVVGTLDIEKAIQKGERHFEPGVLAAANRGLLYIDEVNLLDDHVVDLLLDSAAMGMNIVEREGISFSHPARFILVGTMNPEEGDLRPQLLDRFALSVDIHGIRSPQERVFIMERNLAFESDAEGFREYWLEKERQLSEQIANARKLLPQVEYSRRDLLSIAALSASLNVDGHRSDLVILKAARAHAAFEGRTTVTERDIALAAELAYPHRIKRGPFDQANIGFDELQERIDQLQGASSSFDERDPDENAQADSEKKKP, encoded by the coding sequence ATGCCAACGATTTATCCTTTTTCTGCCATTGTTGGGCAGGAGCGCATGAAGCGTGCCCTGATCCTCAACGCCGTATCGCCGCGCATTGGCGGGGTACTCATTCGCGGGGAGCGCGGCACAGCTAAATCGACCGCCGCACGCGCCCTGGCCGCATTGCTTCCGCAAGTGCAGGTCATCAACCACTGCCGTTTCGGCTGTGATCCCGAAAATTCACACACCTGGTGTACCGAATGTCGCGAACGAAGTGAGCGTAATGAATTTGAGATTCAATTGCGCGATACGCCTTTTGTAAATTTGCCGGTATCAGCCACCGAAGACCGCGTGGTGGGGACGCTGGATATTGAGAAAGCCATCCAGAAGGGGGAGCGCCACTTTGAGCCGGGTGTGCTGGCCGCGGCCAATCGCGGACTTTTGTACATTGACGAGGTCAACCTGCTGGACGATCATGTTGTGGACCTCTTGTTGGATTCTGCTGCGATGGGCATGAATATTGTCGAACGGGAGGGCATCTCTTTCAGCCATCCGGCGCGTTTCATCCTCGTCGGTACGATGAACCCCGAGGAGGGCGATCTGCGCCCGCAGTTGCTCGATCGCTTTGCGCTTTCGGTCGATATTCACGGCATCCGTTCGCCGCAAGAACGCGTTTTTATTATGGAACGTAATCTGGCCTTCGAGTCCGATGCCGAAGGCTTCCGTGAATATTGGCTTGAAAAAGAACGTCAACTTTCGGAACAAATTGCCAATGCCCGCAAACTGTTGCCTCAGGTAGAATATTCCCGCCGCGACCTGCTTTCGATTGCCGCCCTGAGCGCCTCGCTGAATGTGGATGGTCATCGCTCCGATCTGGTGATTCTGAAAGCAGCGCGCGCTCATGCCGCCTTTGAAGGCCGCACCACAGTAACCGAACGCGATATTGCTCTGGCTGCCGAATTGGCTTATCCGCACCGTATCAAGCGCGGCCCCTTTGATCAGGCCAATATCGGCTTCGATGAACTACAGGAGCGTATTGACCAGTTGCAAGGTGCGTCTTCTTCCTTTGATGAACGCGATCCCGATGAAAACGCCCAGGCCGATTCTGAAAAAAAAAAGCCGTAG
- a CDS encoding radical SAM protein: MIQEIHAKTILNHVKQPDDWFGLKYNMNLYRGCQHQCIYCDSRSTCYRIENFADIHVKVNAIELLADALPRKRVRGTIGFGSMNDPYMPVERKSQLCRRALEIIAENRFPVHIITKSDLVLRDLDLLAQINADSYAAVSFTITTADDELARKIEPGAPPSSARFAAMKTLSDAGIHTGVTMMPVLPFIADTIKNIEKLLELCYLRGAAYILPWFGLTLREGSREYFYAKLDKLFPGVKQKYMRQFGLRYECNSLYAPALYTRFNELRQQYGIADHMTIFAPEPVKKKTAQMNLF; encoded by the coding sequence ATGATCCAAGAAATCCACGCCAAAACGATTCTTAACCACGTCAAGCAGCCGGATGACTGGTTTGGCCTGAAATACAATATGAACCTGTATCGCGGCTGCCAGCACCAGTGCATCTACTGCGATTCGCGCTCGACGTGCTACCGGATTGAGAATTTCGCCGATATTCATGTCAAAGTTAACGCCATCGAACTCCTCGCCGACGCGCTGCCCCGCAAACGTGTGCGCGGCACAATCGGTTTTGGCTCGATGAACGATCCTTATATGCCCGTCGAGCGCAAAAGCCAGCTTTGCCGCCGGGCGCTGGAAATCATCGCCGAAAACCGTTTCCCTGTGCATATCATCACCAAATCCGATCTGGTGCTGCGAGACCTGGATTTGCTGGCACAAATCAACGCCGACAGCTACGCCGCGGTCAGTTTTACCATCACCACGGCGGATGACGAACTCGCCCGAAAAATCGAACCCGGCGCGCCGCCATCATCGGCGCGCTTCGCGGCCATGAAAACGCTCTCGGATGCCGGAATCCACACCGGGGTGACGATGATGCCCGTCCTGCCCTTCATCGCCGACACCATCAAGAATATTGAAAAACTGCTCGAACTGTGCTATCTCCGCGGCGCAGCCTACATCCTGCCCTGGTTTGGCCTGACGCTGCGTGAAGGTTCACGCGAATATTTTTACGCCAAACTCGATAAACTCTTTCCCGGCGTAAAACAAAAATATATGCGCCAGTTTGGCCTGCGTTACGAGTGCAACTCGCTCTACGCTCCGGCACTTTATACCCGCTTCAACGAACTGCGCCAACAATACGGCATCGCCGACCACATGACGATTTTCGCGCCTGAACCCGTCAAAAAGAAAACCGCGCAGATGAATTTATTCTGA
- the dusB gene encoding tRNA dihydrouridine synthase DusB, which produces MQPSTPTFHIAHIPIHGEAILSPMDGYSDWPFRSLCRGLGSAISYTEFVKAEDVLNRREQINDKLRFTNDERPLAIQLYGDDARTMREAALRLQDLGPDFIDINMGCPAKTIANRGAGAGLLRTPVKVARILRVLTTSLAIPVTAKIRLGWDDDSLTYPLIARIAENEGAAAIAVHGRTKVQGYGGQANWDAIAEVVECVNIPVIGNGDIKNVADIERMKTHTGCTAVMIGRAAIANPWIFAHLDRPAVSLEQARTTLLDHLERSLQFYGPERGLILFRKYAAHYLSPYRLPKEVRQKLLTRTQADEFVALLDELDLGGQ; this is translated from the coding sequence ATGCAACCTTCAACCCCCACCTTCCACATCGCCCATATCCCCATCCACGGCGAGGCCATCCTGTCGCCAATGGACGGCTATTCCGATTGGCCGTTCCGCTCGCTGTGCCGCGGCCTGGGTTCGGCCATCAGCTATACCGAATTCGTCAAGGCCGAAGATGTGCTCAACCGCCGTGAGCAAATTAACGACAAACTGCGCTTCACAAATGACGAGCGCCCGCTGGCGATTCAGCTCTATGGGGATGATGCCCGAACGATGCGGGAAGCCGCCCTGCGCCTGCAAGACTTAGGGCCAGATTTCATCGACATCAACATGGGCTGCCCAGCCAAGACGATTGCCAACCGCGGCGCAGGCGCGGGGTTGCTGCGGACTCCTGTAAAGGTGGCGCGCATACTCCGGGTTTTAACTACCTCTTTGGCGATTCCCGTCACCGCCAAAATCCGCCTGGGCTGGGATGACGACAGCCTGACCTACCCGTTGATCGCCCGCATCGCCGAGAACGAAGGCGCGGCGGCCATCGCCGTGCATGGGCGCACCAAAGTGCAGGGCTACGGCGGGCAGGCCAATTGGGACGCGATTGCTGAGGTCGTAGAATGCGTGAATATCCCCGTCATCGGCAATGGGGATATTAAAAACGTAGCCGACATCGAACGCATGAAAACCCACACCGGCTGCACCGCGGTGATGATCGGGCGCGCCGCCATCGCCAACCCGTGGATTTTCGCGCATCTTGATCGTCCAGCCGTCAGCCTCGAGCAAGCCCGCACCACGCTGCTCGATCATTTGGAGCGCAGTCTTCAATTCTACGGCCCGGAGCGCGGGCTGATACTCTTCCGCAAATATGCCGCTCATTATCTCTCGCCGTACCGGTTACCAAAAGAAGTGCGTCAAAAACTGCTCACACGCACGCAGGCCGACGAGTTTGTAGCGCTACTCGATGAACTAGATCTCGGAGGTCAGTAA
- a CDS encoding ATP-dependent Clp protease ATP-binding subunit: MSNIERFTQRARRVLSLAHEEAERMHHGYIGTEHLLLGLMREDGGIAARVLRELGLEIDRVQTIIEKMVGIDDESAQRPTLSPGTQKVLELAMEEARKLGHHYIGVEHLLLGIVELNEGVAIDALRNLGVTGEQIRRQTNRIIKETKAAQRSERQQQRQTVKQTEEGSGKGKGKSKSKTPMVDQLATDLTQMAEDGKLDPVIGRQMEIERVVQILARRTKNNPALTGEPGVGKTAIVEGLAQRIMDGDVPLPLIGKRVLQLDVGSLVAGTMYRGQFEDRLKRVIQELQSSDSILFIDEVHMLVGAGSAGSAMDAANILKPALSRGELQVIGATTLDEYRKHIESDAALERRFQPIVVEEPSLDETIEILRGIRPAYEAHHHLNILDEALNAATHLSARYVSDRFLPDKAIDLIDEASSRVRMYKSPAAQTTKELLTKMRELKKEYAAAESEERADDAQVILQHKEKLEQKLDQFRTTWDRETSPNVTEEDIAEVVAMWTGVPVMQMAEAESERLLKMEDELKESIVGQLEAIETISKAVRRGRAGLKDPRRPIGSFVFLGPTGVGKTQLTKTLAKFMFGSEESLIQLDMSEFMERHSVSRLVGAPPGYIGYDDAGQLTEAIRRRPYSIVVFDEIEKAHPDAHNILLQIMEEGHLTDAKGRKVDFRNAIIVMTSNIGAKEISQTNIGFKIRRDEEMEERVSYREMQKELTKKLKQTFRPEFVNRLDSVIVFRALSREDIQEIVHLELSKVSDRLKEHDLSLEITPEAAKMIADLGYNPEMGARPLRRVIQQKVEDSLSDRLLSGEFKAGDTVVVDVEILEDETDIVLRAKTEDSTSENEAELLAAA; this comes from the coding sequence ATGTCAAATATCGAACGTTTTACACAGCGTGCACGCCGTGTGCTCAGCCTGGCTCACGAAGAAGCCGAACGTATGCACCACGGTTATATTGGAACCGAACACCTGCTCTTGGGATTAATGCGCGAAGACGGCGGCATTGCCGCACGCGTGCTACGCGAACTTGGCCTGGAAATTGACCGTGTGCAAACCATCATTGAAAAAATGGTCGGCATCGACGATGAATCGGCTCAAAGGCCTACACTTTCGCCCGGAACACAAAAAGTTCTCGAACTGGCGATGGAAGAAGCCCGCAAACTGGGACATCACTATATTGGTGTAGAGCATCTCTTGCTCGGCATCGTGGAACTTAATGAGGGCGTGGCGATTGATGCGCTGCGCAATCTCGGTGTCACCGGCGAACAGATTCGCCGACAGACCAATCGCATTATCAAAGAGACTAAAGCCGCTCAACGCAGTGAACGACAGCAACAACGCCAAACTGTCAAACAGACTGAAGAAGGCTCCGGTAAAGGTAAAGGCAAAAGCAAATCGAAAACGCCTATGGTTGACCAGTTGGCAACCGACCTGACACAAATGGCCGAAGATGGCAAACTCGATCCGGTGATTGGCCGCCAGATGGAAATTGAGCGCGTGGTGCAGATATTAGCACGCCGCACAAAAAACAACCCGGCGCTGACCGGTGAACCCGGAGTGGGGAAAACCGCCATCGTGGAAGGCCTCGCCCAACGCATTATGGATGGCGATGTCCCCCTGCCGCTGATTGGCAAGCGCGTACTCCAACTCGATGTTGGCTCGCTCGTCGCCGGAACCATGTACCGCGGCCAGTTTGAAGACCGTCTCAAACGCGTGATTCAAGAACTCCAATCCTCCGATTCGATCCTCTTTATTGATGAGGTTCATATGCTTGTGGGGGCTGGCTCAGCTGGCTCGGCGATGGATGCGGCCAATATCCTCAAACCGGCATTATCGCGCGGTGAACTTCAGGTGATTGGCGCCACCACGCTGGATGAGTATCGCAAACACATCGAGAGTGATGCTGCCCTTGAGCGCCGTTTCCAGCCCATCGTGGTGGAAGAACCCTCCCTCGATGAGACCATCGAAATTTTGCGCGGCATCCGCCCGGCGTACGAGGCGCATCATCATCTCAACATCCTCGACGAAGCGCTCAACGCCGCAACTCACCTTTCAGCGCGCTACGTCTCAGACCGCTTCTTGCCCGATAAAGCCATCGATCTGATCGATGAAGCCTCCTCCCGCGTGCGTATGTATAAAAGTCCGGCAGCGCAAACCACCAAAGAATTGCTGACTAAAATGCGGGAATTGAAAAAAGAATACGCGGCCGCCGAAAGCGAAGAACGCGCCGACGATGCACAAGTTATTTTGCAACACAAAGAAAAACTGGAACAAAAACTCGACCAATTCCGCACAACCTGGGACCGCGAAACCAGCCCCAATGTCACCGAAGAAGATATTGCCGAAGTCGTCGCCATGTGGACGGGTGTCCCTGTAATGCAAATGGCCGAAGCCGAATCGGAACGCCTGCTCAAGATGGAAGACGAACTTAAAGAATCAATTGTGGGGCAACTCGAAGCGATTGAAACAATTTCAAAAGCTGTGCGCCGCGGCCGCGCCGGGTTGAAAGACCCCCGCCGCCCAATTGGCTCGTTTGTATTCCTCGGCCCCACCGGGGTTGGCAAAACCCAGCTCACCAAAACACTGGCGAAATTCATGTTTGGCAGCGAAGAATCGCTCATCCAACTGGATATGTCGGAGTTTATGGAACGGCACTCGGTCAGTCGGTTGGTGGGCGCGCCCCCAGGGTATATCGGCTACGATGATGCCGGTCAGCTCACCGAAGCCATCCGCCGCCGCCCCTACTCGATTGTTGTCTTCGACGAGATTGAGAAGGCGCATCCCGATGCGCATAATATCTTGCTGCAAATTATGGAAGAAGGCCATCTCACCGATGCCAAAGGCCGCAAGGTAGATTTTCGCAACGCCATCATTGTGATGACCTCCAATATCGGCGCAAAAGAAATCAGCCAGACCAATATCGGCTTCAAAATTCGCCGCGACGAAGAAATGGAAGAGCGCGTTTCATATCGCGAGATGCAGAAAGAACTCACCAAAAAACTCAAACAAACCTTCCGCCCCGAGTTTGTCAACCGTCTCGACAGCGTGATCGTTTTCCGCGCCCTCAGCCGCGAGGATATTCAGGAAATTGTTCATCTGGAACTCAGTAAAGTTTCGGATCGCTTGAAAGAGCACGACCTTTCACTGGAAATCACCCCGGAGGCAGCCAAGATGATCGCCGATTTGGGCTACAATCCCGAGATGGGTGCGCGCCCATTGCGCCGCGTGATCCAGCAAAAGGTTGAAGACTCGCTCTCCGACAGGTTACTCTCCGGCGAATTCAAAGCTGGCGATACCGTTGTGGTGGATGTCGAAATTCTTGAAGACGAAACCGACATTGTGCTGCGCGCCAAGACCGAAGATTCGACATCGGAAAACGAAGCAGAGTTGCTCGCCGCGGCCTAA
- a CDS encoding VWA domain-containing protein, whose product MFDTTASNWWDGGEKAKTGEAFDARKFETPLDRLSRRRGGRRSVTRTERKRGRYIQARPANGNHTDIAFDATIRAAAPHQKNREEQRKDVAFAIQPQDLQRKVRVKQTANLVLFAVDASWSMAVAERMSATKGAILSLLTDAYQRRDRVGLIVFQKDRATLILPPTNSVQLAQRALTDIPVGGKTPLAAGLFLAHQVIKQQSMIYPDVEPLMILLTDGAGNVSMGDRPPQEEAHRLAEKIAAEDVRSVVINMEHAAFDQGLAQGLADHLEAPCYTLHELKAETLYQAVRQEMAG is encoded by the coding sequence GTGTTTGACACAACAGCTTCCAATTGGTGGGATGGTGGCGAAAAAGCGAAAACTGGCGAGGCTTTTGATGCTCGTAAATTTGAAACCCCCCTCGACCGTCTCAGCCGCCGCCGGGGAGGTCGACGCTCGGTGACACGCACCGAGCGCAAGCGCGGGCGCTATATTCAGGCCCGCCCCGCTAACGGAAATCATACCGATATTGCCTTCGACGCCACGATCCGAGCCGCCGCCCCTCATCAGAAAAACCGGGAAGAGCAGCGCAAGGATGTGGCGTTTGCGATTCAGCCTCAAGATTTGCAGCGCAAGGTGCGCGTCAAACAAACCGCAAATCTGGTGCTTTTTGCGGTGGACGCTTCCTGGTCGATGGCCGTGGCCGAGCGTATGTCAGCTACCAAAGGGGCAATTCTCTCATTGCTGACAGACGCCTATCAGCGCCGCGACCGCGTGGGGTTAATCGTTTTTCAAAAGGATCGCGCCACTCTGATTCTCCCGCCGACCAACTCGGTGCAATTGGCGCAACGGGCGCTGACCGATATCCCGGTGGGGGGCAAGACACCCCTGGCAGCGGGGTTGTTTCTGGCCCATCAGGTCATCAAACAACAGAGCATGATCTACCCCGATGTCGAGCCATTGATGATTTTACTTACCGATGGGGCAGGTAACGTCTCGATGGGGGATCGCCCACCGCAAGAAGAAGCCCATCGTCTGGCCGAGAAAATCGCCGCCGAAGATGTGCGCAGCGTGGTTATTAACATGGAACACGCTGCCTTCGATCAGGGGTTGGCGCAAGGATTAGCCGATCATCTCGAAGCGCCGTGCTACACGCTCCACGAACTCAAAGCTGAAACGCTGTACCAGGCTGTGCGCCAGGAAATGGCTGGATAA
- a CDS encoding GIY-YIG nuclease family protein — protein MTNRSWYVYIITNYTNTVLYTGVRNNLERRIYEHKNGEIKSSFSHRYRLYKVIWFQEFDSPNAAITMEKRIKGWL, from the coding sequence ATGACGAATCGATCCTGGTACGTGTATATCATCACGAATTACACCAACACCGTGTTGTATACCGGTGTGAGGAATAATTTGGAACGGCGTATCTACGAGCATAAAAATGGTGAAATCAAAAGTTCTTTTAGCCATCGGTATCGGCTTTATAAGGTAATCTGGTTTCAAGAATTTGATTCTCCCAACGCGGCAATTACGATGGAGAAGCGTATCAAAGGCTGGCTTTGA
- a CDS encoding S1 RNA-binding domain-containing protein: protein MTESEVVVAENIVEGEVEEAPERHMSMEELLDEQGLEIDLPTSGEIREGIIAAVTHSEILVGIGAKSEGVISGKELDQIDSDERAKFEVGEPITIYVLTPEDRNGNLAVSYIRAKEEQDWELVEQLKESGDAYDGAISGFNKGGLLVPIGRLRGFVPGSQISLTRRTTGDTPEKRWGKLIGEPIEINVIEVDRARRRLILSERKALNETRETLKDRLLDELAIGTVSTGRVTSLANFGAFVNIDGADGLVHLSEISWERIKHPKDVLKVGQEVEVKVISLDQERKRIGLSIRQLQENPWLVKVKDLKEGQLVAGTITHLTEFGAFARLEDRELEGLIHISELSGDRVEHPKEVVKVGDTLTLRIINIDRDKFRIGLSLRKVDSGAYIDLDWKLAKEEVDATFESPYDETEAETEVEAVETVEEIVETEEVETIEEAVEVTDVVEEVVEEDEAVEEVETVEDVVEAAEVVEEVVEIEEVETIEEAVEVTDVVEEVVEEVVEEDEAVEEVVETADTAEEEIAEEEPSEDAE, encoded by the coding sequence ATGACTGAAAGTGAAGTTGTCGTCGCCGAAAACATCGTGGAAGGAGAAGTCGAAGAAGCGCCCGAACGCCATATGTCTATGGAAGAACTGCTCGATGAGCAGGGCTTAGAAATAGATCTGCCTACTTCTGGTGAAATTCGTGAAGGTATAATCGCCGCCGTCACGCATTCAGAAATTCTGGTAGGTATTGGCGCAAAGTCGGAAGGCGTTATCTCCGGCAAAGAACTGGATCAGATTGATTCAGACGAACGCGCAAAATTTGAGGTGGGGGAACCGATTACCATTTATGTCCTTACGCCAGAGGATCGTAACGGGAATTTAGCTGTCTCCTATATCCGAGCCAAAGAAGAACAGGATTGGGAGCTAGTAGAACAGCTCAAAGAAAGCGGAGACGCTTACGATGGAGCCATTTCTGGATTCAACAAAGGTGGCTTGCTGGTTCCCATTGGTCGGTTGCGCGGGTTTGTGCCTGGTTCACAGATCAGCCTGACTCGTCGCACCACGGGCGACACCCCCGAAAAACGCTGGGGCAAGCTCATTGGTGAACCGATTGAGATCAACGTTATCGAAGTTGACCGTGCCCGCCGTCGTTTGATTCTTTCTGAACGTAAAGCGCTCAACGAGACCCGCGAGACGCTCAAAGACCGCCTGCTCGACGAACTTGCCATTGGCACCGTCAGCACCGGACGCGTTACCAGCCTGGCAAATTTCGGCGCATTCGTCAATATTGATGGCGCCGATGGTCTGGTACATCTTTCTGAAATTTCCTGGGAACGCATTAAACATCCGAAAGATGTTCTAAAAGTTGGACAGGAAGTTGAAGTCAAAGTGATTAGCCTCGACCAGGAACGCAAGCGCATTGGCCTGTCGATTCGCCAATTGCAAGAAAATCCCTGGCTGGTGAAAGTCAAAGACCTCAAAGAAGGTCAATTGGTGGCAGGTACCATCACCCACCTGACCGAGTTTGGCGCTTTTGCCCGCCTGGAAGACCGCGAGCTTGAAGGTCTTATCCATATCTCTGAACTGAGCGGCGACCGTGTGGAACATCCCAAGGAAGTTGTCAAAGTTGGCGACACCTTGACCTTGCGCATCATCAACATTGACCGCGACAAATTCCGCATTGGCTTGAGCCTGCGAAAAGTTGATTCCGGCGCCTATATCGATCTGGACTGGAAGCTTGCAAAAGAAGAAGTGGATGCTACTTTTGAATCGCCCTACGATGAAACTGAGGCCGAGACTGAAGTAGAAGCCGTTGAGACCGTTGAAGAAATCGTCGAAACCGAAGAAGTTGAAACGATCGAAGAAGCTGTAGAAGTTACTGATGTCGTTGAAGAAGTCGTCGAAGAAGATGAAGCAGTAGAAGAAGTTGAAACTGTCGAAGATGTTGTAGAAGCCGCCGAGGTTGTTGAAGAAGTCGTCGAAATCGAGGAAGTTGAAACGATTGAAGAAGCTGTAGAAGTTACTGATGTCGTTGAAGAAGTCGTCGAAGAAGTCGTCGAAGAAGACGAAGCGGTAGAAGAAGTTGTGGAAACCGCAGATACCGCTGAAGAAGAAATTGCAGAAGAAGAACCCAGCGAGGACGCTGAATAA
- a CDS encoding M28 family peptidase, translating into MQPKAPNYLQQLCIEIPTRTVGTAGNRQATDFFSEKLRAFGFDVETPQFDCIDWEEDGARLEVGEAASEMVPSPYTLGGNFRGPLVAAETLEQLTKLDARGQILLLHGELAKEQLMPKNFVFYNPEEHQRIVRLLEEIQPAAIIAATDRDPGLAGGISPFPLIEDGDFDIPSVYTTVEVGQNLLAHLGEIVELEIRAQRTAATGCNVLARKGNPQGARLVFMAHIDAKTNSPGAVDNGTGIVILLLLADLLKAYAGPFDIEITAVNGEDYYAASGEMLYLAQQGAEFKKIALAINMDAAGYVDGKTAYSLYDCPAEIESAIRHIFAGHAELIEGESWYQSDHSMFIQRQVPAMAITSEKFWHLTSHITHTPKDHPAIIDTAKLVTTAQALYDLVLALEKHTINH; encoded by the coding sequence ATGCAACCTAAAGCGCCAAACTATCTGCAACAACTTTGCATCGAAATTCCAACCCGAACGGTGGGTACCGCCGGGAACCGGCAAGCTACCGATTTTTTCAGCGAAAAATTGCGCGCTTTTGGATTTGATGTGGAAACACCACAATTTGATTGTATAGATTGGGAAGAAGACGGGGCGCGGCTGGAGGTGGGCGAGGCGGCCTCTGAGATGGTTCCCAGCCCATACACGCTCGGCGGCAATTTTCGCGGCCCGTTGGTGGCAGCCGAAACCCTGGAGCAGTTGACGAAACTCGATGCCCGCGGGCAAATTTTGCTGCTGCACGGTGAGCTTGCCAAAGAGCAGCTCATGCCCAAGAATTTTGTCTTCTACAATCCGGAAGAACATCAACGCATTGTGCGCCTGCTCGAAGAAATACAACCCGCTGCCATCATTGCGGCCACCGACCGCGATCCGGGTTTGGCTGGAGGCATTTCCCCCTTCCCGCTGATCGAAGACGGCGACTTCGACATTCCCTCGGTCTATACGACCGTAGAAGTGGGCCAAAATTTACTGGCGCATCTTGGCGAGATTGTTGAACTTGAAATTCGTGCACAACGCACAGCCGCCACAGGCTGCAACGTGCTCGCCCGCAAAGGCAACCCACAAGGGGCGCGTCTGGTATTCATGGCGCATATCGACGCGAAAACCAACTCGCCCGGCGCGGTCGATAATGGCACCGGCATTGTGATCCTGCTATTGCTCGCCGATTTACTCAAAGCGTATGCAGGGCCGTTCGATATTGAAATTACCGCCGTCAACGGCGAAGATTATTACGCTGCCTCGGGTGAAATGCTCTATCTGGCGCAGCAAGGCGCTGAATTTAAAAAAATTGCCCTGGCGATCAATATGGATGCTGCCGGGTATGTCGATGGCAAAACGGCCTATTCGCTCTACGATTGCCCCGCTGAAATCGAAAGCGCCATACGGCATATTTTCGCCGGTCATGCTGAACTCATCGAGGGTGAATCCTGGTACCAGAGCGATCATTCCATGTTCATTCAGCGCCAGGTTCCGGCAATGGCAATTACCTCCGAAAAATTCTGGCATCTCACCAGCCATATCACACATACTCCCAAAGATCACCCCGCTATTATTGATACGGCAAAACTCGTTACAACCGCCCAGGCGCTGTATGATCTGGTGCTGGCCCTGGAAAAACACACCATAAATCACTAA